A single region of the Lactobacillus isalae genome encodes:
- the rpoD gene encoding RNA polymerase sigma factor RpoD: protein MAESKTTKKEATMTLDKKVKEVVKEVKKDKQITEKEFTAQLIKPYDLQGKAVDQLVQEFEDNGISIVDENGEPSKLALKKQKDVEKAELKDMSAPSSVRMNDPVRMYLKEIGRVSLLNADQEIALAKRIETGDEEAKQELAEANLRLVVSIAKRYVGRGMSFLDLIQEGNMGLMKAVDKFDYRLGFKFSTYATWWIRQAITRAIADQARTIRIPVHMVETINKLIRIQRQLLQDLGREPTPEEIGAEMDMPTDKVREILKIAQEPVSLETPIGEEDDSHLGDFIEDKDATSPEQHASYELLKEQLEEVLDTLTDREENVLRLRFGLDDGRTRTLEEVGKVFGVTRERIRQIEAKALRKLRHPSRSNQLKDFLD from the coding sequence ATGGCAGAGAGTAAGACTACCAAAAAAGAAGCAACAATGACACTTGATAAGAAAGTCAAGGAAGTTGTTAAGGAAGTTAAGAAAGACAAACAAATTACTGAAAAAGAATTTACTGCTCAACTAATTAAGCCATATGATCTTCAAGGAAAAGCAGTAGATCAACTAGTTCAAGAATTTGAAGACAATGGAATTAGTATTGTCGATGAAAATGGTGAACCTTCAAAATTAGCTTTAAAGAAACAAAAAGATGTTGAAAAAGCTGAATTGAAAGATATGTCTGCACCTTCAAGTGTAAGAATGAATGACCCAGTGCGGATGTACTTAAAGGAAATTGGGCGTGTTTCATTGCTAAATGCGGACCAAGAAATTGCTTTAGCCAAGCGAATTGAAACAGGCGATGAAGAAGCTAAACAAGAATTAGCAGAAGCTAACTTGCGTTTGGTTGTTTCTATTGCCAAGCGTTATGTTGGTCGTGGAATGTCTTTCCTAGACTTGATTCAAGAAGGTAATATGGGCTTAATGAAAGCCGTTGACAAGTTCGATTATCGTCTAGGATTTAAGTTCTCAACTTATGCAACTTGGTGGATTAGACAAGCAATTACGCGTGCAATTGCTGACCAAGCTAGAACTATTCGTATTCCAGTTCATATGGTTGAAACTATCAATAAGTTGATCAGAATTCAAAGACAACTTTTACAAGATTTAGGTAGAGAACCGACTCCAGAAGAAATTGGTGCTGAAATGGATATGCCAACTGATAAGGTTCGTGAGATCTTGAAGATTGCTCAAGAACCTGTTTCTCTTGAAACTCCAATTGGTGAAGAAGATGATTCTCACTTAGGTGACTTTATCGAAGATAAAGATGCAACTAGTCCTGAACAACATGCTTCTTACGAACTATTGAAGGAACAACTGGAGGAAGTTCTTGATACTTTAACTGACCGTGAAGAAAATGTGTTGCGTTTACGTTTCGGTCTAGATGATGGACGTACTCGTACTCTTGAAGAAGTTGGTAAGGTATTTGGAGTAACTCGTGAACGTATCAGACAGATTGAAGCTAAAGCTTTGCGTAAGTTACGTCACCCAAGTCGTTCAAACCAATTGAAAGATTTCTTAGACTAG
- a CDS encoding amino acid ABC transporter permease has protein sequence MSWAIIQQSLPQFIKGFQVTVWMSFVGIIGAMVVGLCCSLIQYFHVPIIDKITSAYVELARNTPLLIQLFFLYYAFPVIGLKMSAVTCGLIGLVFLGGAYMAEGFTGGFDGISKNQIESGEAIGMSKWQLARYVVFPQGFALSVPAIAANIIFLIKETSIFSVIAIPELTNTALDLIGLYYHSNEYLFVLVIAYAIILIPLSLLLTWLERRVRYGTFGD, from the coding sequence ATGAGTTGGGCAATTATTCAACAAAGTTTGCCACAATTTATCAAAGGATTTCAAGTAACAGTATGGATGTCCTTTGTTGGAATTATTGGAGCGATGGTGGTTGGGCTCTGTTGTAGCCTGATTCAATATTTTCATGTTCCCATAATTGATAAGATTACAAGTGCATATGTTGAACTTGCAAGAAATACGCCGCTATTGATTCAGCTTTTCTTTTTATACTATGCTTTTCCAGTAATTGGATTAAAGATGAGCGCAGTAACTTGTGGCTTGATTGGGTTAGTATTTTTAGGTGGAGCTTATATGGCAGAAGGCTTTACGGGAGGATTTGATGGAATTAGTAAAAATCAAATTGAGTCTGGTGAAGCGATTGGAATGTCAAAATGGCAATTAGCGCGCTATGTGGTTTTTCCTCAAGGATTTGCGCTTAGTGTTCCAGCTATTGCAGCGAATATAATTTTCTTAATTAAGGAAACATCTATTTTTTCTGTAATTGCTATTCCTGAATTAACGAATACAGCCTTAGACTTGATTGGATTATATTACCATTCAAATGAATATTTGTTTGTTTTAGTAATTGCATATGCAATAATTCTTATTCCGTTATCTTTACTGTTAACTTGGCTTGAAAGGAGAGTACGTTATGGGACATTCGGGGATTAA
- a CDS encoding amino acid ABC transporter permease has translation MGHSGINVLFEGRNFTRLLGGLWTSVWIAVLSLIIGLALGALFGVLRTSKSRLVKVIFRLYLEFFRIVPTVVLLFLFYYILPRQFNLNWPASVMAVIAFSLWVSAEFSDIVRGALISVPKIQKESGLALGLNKWQLFIYVLLPQAFQLELPATINLATRVIKTTSLLMMISVMDVINVGQQIVEANNQTNPNGVFWVYGLIFFLYFIVDYPLSLWAKRLNKRSEA, from the coding sequence ATGGGACATTCGGGGATTAATGTTTTATTTGAAGGAAGAAACTTTACCCGTTTGTTAGGCGGGCTCTGGACAAGTGTTTGGATTGCAGTACTTTCTTTAATAATCGGATTAGCACTTGGAGCTTTATTCGGCGTTTTAAGAACTTCTAAGAGTCGACTTGTGAAAGTAATATTTAGACTATATTTAGAGTTTTTCCGGATAGTTCCGACAGTAGTTTTATTATTCTTGTTCTACTATATTTTACCAAGACAATTTAATTTAAACTGGCCTGCTTCAGTCATGGCAGTAATTGCATTTTCACTGTGGGTTTCAGCTGAATTTAGTGATATTGTTCGCGGAGCTTTAATATCAGTACCAAAGATTCAAAAAGAATCAGGTTTAGCCTTGGGATTAAATAAGTGGCAATTATTTATTTATGTTTTACTGCCGCAAGCTTTTCAATTAGAACTACCAGCAACAATAAATTTAGCAACAAGAGTGATTAAAACTACGTCTCTATTAATGATGATTAGTGTAATGGATGTAATCAACGTTGGACAACAAATCGTTGAAGCAAATAATCAAACTAATCCAAACGGTGTTTTTTGGGTATATGGATTGATTTTCTTCTTGTACTTCATTGTTGATTATCCTCTATCACTATGGGCAAAGCGATTAAACAAGAGAAGTGAGGCGTAA
- a CDS encoding amino acid ABC transporter ATP-binding protein encodes MAEKILEVENLNKFYGDKQVLDDISFYLNRGEVLTLLGPSGSGKSTLLRCLNGLEEFKNGTIVFEGKKIIPNAKNWQQIRQKIGMVFQSYDLFPNMTVMENILLGPVKVQKRSKAEVEQEAKALLKRVHLEQYADSYPRQLSGGQKQRIAIIRALALHPDLMLFDEVTASLDPEMVRGVLELIRQLSDDDHMTMIIVTHEMNFAKQIADQVLFLENGKIVENTPGKEFFEHPKTKRAEEFLESMEF; translated from the coding sequence ATGGCTGAAAAAATATTAGAAGTTGAAAATTTAAACAAGTTTTATGGAGATAAACAAGTACTTGATGATATTTCTTTCTATTTAAATAGGGGAGAAGTGTTAACCTTGCTTGGTCCATCAGGTTCTGGAAAGAGTACATTGTTACGCTGTTTAAATGGTCTAGAAGAATTCAAAAATGGGACTATTGTCTTTGAAGGAAAGAAAATTATTCCCAATGCCAAAAATTGGCAACAAATTCGTCAAAAGATTGGAATGGTCTTTCAGAGTTATGATCTTTTCCCAAATATGACTGTAATGGAAAATATCTTGCTTGGTCCAGTCAAAGTGCAGAAACGGTCAAAGGCCGAAGTTGAGCAAGAGGCCAAAGCATTGTTAAAGAGAGTGCACTTGGAGCAATATGCAGATTCTTATCCACGTCAGTTATCTGGGGGACAAAAACAAAGAATTGCAATTATTCGAGCTTTAGCACTTCATCCTGACTTAATGTTATTTGACGAAGTTACTGCCTCACTTGATCCAGAAATGGTTAGAGGCGTTTTGGAATTGATTAGGCAATTATCTGATGATGACCATATGACAATGATTATTGTTACCCACGAGATGAATTTTGCTAAACAAATTGCGGATCAAGTTTTGTTCTTAGAAAATGGAAAAATCGTTGAAAATACCCCTGGGAAAGAATTTTTTGAACATCCAAAAACAAAGAGAGCAGAAGAATTTTTAGAGAGTATGGAATTTTAG
- a CDS encoding transporter substrate-binding domain-containing protein, giving the protein MKYKFIKKLIAAVGILAVGAVALTACSNSSSSSNSSNNPSSVAAIKKRGTLKVAVFGDLPPYGWVNKDGKRVGYDVRLARELAKEMGVKVKFVQVNANNRVDTLNANKADLVLANFTVTSERKQVVDFAKPYMKVSVGVVSPKSKPITNVNQLKGKKVIVTKGTTAENYFTSKQPDVDLLKFDSKTQQFNAMKNGRAAALADDNSYLYAWAKNNPKYTVGIKHLGPNSYIAPAVKKGNKSLLDWTNKHINKLNKDGFFVNDYNQELKPYFGDDVKPSDIIMNK; this is encoded by the coding sequence ATGAAATATAAATTTATTAAAAAGTTAATTGCGGCAGTTGGAATTTTAGCAGTTGGAGCTGTTGCATTAACTGCATGCTCAAATAGCTCAAGTAGTAGCAATTCAAGCAACAATCCTAGTTCAGTTGCCGCTATTAAGAAACGTGGTACTTTGAAAGTCGCTGTCTTTGGTGATTTACCTCCATATGGTTGGGTAAATAAAGATGGTAAGCGAGTTGGATATGACGTTCGTTTAGCTCGAGAATTAGCTAAGGAAATGGGAGTTAAGGTTAAGTTTGTTCAAGTGAATGCTAATAACCGTGTTGATACTTTGAATGCTAATAAGGCTGACCTTGTTTTAGCTAATTTCACTGTTACTTCAGAAAGAAAACAAGTGGTAGATTTTGCTAAACCATATATGAAGGTGTCAGTTGGTGTTGTTTCACCAAAATCTAAGCCAATTACTAATGTGAACCAATTAAAGGGTAAGAAAGTTATCGTAACTAAGGGTACCACTGCTGAAAACTACTTTACCAGCAAGCAACCAGATGTTGATCTTTTGAAGTTTGATTCTAAGACTCAACAATTTAATGCAATGAAGAATGGTCGTGCTGCCGCTTTAGCAGACGATAATTCATACTTGTATGCTTGGGCAAAGAACAATCCTAAGTATACTGTTGGAATTAAGCACTTAGGACCAAACTCATACATTGCTCCTGCAGTTAAGAAGGGTAACAAGTCACTTCTCGATTGGACTAACAAGCACATTAATAAACTTAATAAGGATGGATTCTTTGTAAATGATTACAACCAAGAATTGAAGCCTTACTTTGGTGATGATGTTAAGCCATCTGATATTATTATGAATAAATAA
- a CDS encoding tRNA (adenine(22)-N(1))-methyltransferase yields the protein MLKFLIRGESVLEERLAQIGKMVDPESRLADIGTDHAYLPIALVKEGKIDFAIASDVAAGPLNNAKQDIEQAGLEDKIETRLGSGLETLKAEDRIDTVVIAGMGGKLMTNLLETAYQEGKKYPTLILEANIGEPLVRKWLMDHQYEIVAEQIIEVAGHIYEIIKAEIKTNKPNLSDQELAFGPFLLKEKNSIFIKKWTNQLRYYKNLKANLNKAKNKDEDKINKINDLIKMIEEVLK from the coding sequence ATGCTAAAATTTTTAATAAGAGGTGAGAGTGTGTTAGAAGAAAGACTAGCTCAAATTGGTAAAATGGTAGATCCTGAAAGCCGATTGGCTGATATTGGTACCGATCATGCATATTTGCCAATTGCATTAGTAAAAGAAGGAAAAATAGATTTTGCGATTGCAAGCGACGTTGCTGCAGGTCCTTTGAATAATGCAAAACAAGATATTGAACAAGCAGGTTTAGAAGATAAAATTGAAACAAGATTAGGATCAGGCTTAGAGACTTTAAAGGCTGAAGATCGAATTGATACCGTAGTAATTGCGGGAATGGGCGGAAAGCTGATGACTAATCTTTTAGAAACGGCTTATCAAGAAGGTAAAAAGTATCCAACCTTAATTTTGGAAGCTAATATTGGTGAACCATTAGTAAGAAAGTGGTTGATGGATCATCAATATGAAATTGTTGCTGAGCAAATTATTGAGGTGGCTGGCCATATTTATGAAATAATTAAGGCAGAAATTAAGACAAACAAGCCTAATTTATCTGATCAGGAATTAGCCTTTGGTCCATTTTTATTAAAAGAGAAGAATTCTATTTTTATTAAGAAGTGGACTAATCAACTTAGATACTATAAAAATTTAAAGGCTAATTTGAATAAGGCTAAAAATAAAGATGAGGATAAGATCAATAAAATAAATGACCTAATTAAAATGATTGAGGAAGTGTTGAAATGA
- a CDS encoding Nif3-like dinuclear metal center hexameric protein encodes MTKVADVVKRLREDFPEEIASEGDPVGMQIGSMDAEVTTVMTTLDVRPEVVDEAIENGVDLIISHHPVMFRPAKNLDFSDPQNAMYGKLIANGIAVYSIHTNSDKAQNGSADWQAEELGLKDVEPFALDSDGIAIGRKGKLPKEMTAEDFAYYVKDKMHIKMARLITADNDKLISTVAFICGDGGKFWRQALVDGVDAFITGDVYYHVGHDMISSGLTVVDPGHYTEKLFKYKVGDRLEKWNKDYNWNVAIVISKVSTNPFQDLF; translated from the coding sequence ATGACAAAAGTAGCAGACGTTGTAAAACGGTTAAGAGAAGATTTTCCAGAAGAAATTGCTTCTGAAGGTGATCCAGTTGGAATGCAAATTGGATCGATGGATGCTGAAGTTACGACAGTAATGACTACCTTAGATGTGCGCCCTGAGGTGGTAGATGAAGCAATTGAGAATGGCGTTGACTTGATCATTAGTCACCACCCGGTAATGTTCAGACCAGCAAAAAACTTAGACTTTTCTGATCCTCAAAATGCAATGTATGGCAAACTGATTGCAAATGGGATTGCTGTGTACTCAATTCACACCAATTCTGATAAAGCTCAAAATGGATCAGCAGACTGGCAAGCAGAGGAGCTTGGACTAAAGGATGTTGAACCTTTTGCTTTAGATTCAGATGGAATTGCGATTGGTAGAAAAGGTAAACTGCCTAAAGAAATGACTGCTGAAGACTTTGCATACTATGTCAAAGATAAGATGCATATTAAAATGGCGCGGTTAATTACAGCAGATAATGATAAGCTAATTTCAACTGTTGCCTTTATTTGTGGCGATGGTGGTAAATTTTGGCGTCAAGCTTTAGTCGATGGCGTTGACGCATTTATCACAGGGGACGTTTACTATCATGTTGGTCATGATATGATCTCAAGTGGCTTAACCGTAGTTGATCCAGGCCACTATACTGAAAAGCTTTTTAAGTATAAAGTTGGAGATCGCCTTGAAAAGTGGAATAAGGATTATAATTGGAATGTCGCTATAGTAATTTCAAAAGTGTCGACTAATCCGTTTCAGGATTTATTTTAG
- the pepT gene encoding peptidase T, producing MTEYPNLLPRFLKYVKVNSRSDEHSDRFPSTEREENFQKNVIMKDLEELGLKDVHYNQKSGCVIATIPSNIDYKVPTFGLLAHCDTADFNSVDVKPQITENYDGKSKIQLGNSEFYLDPEVFPHLKNYKGQTIISASGDTLLGGDDKCGISELMTFAEYLMEHPEEKHGEIKLAFTPDEEIGTGAEHFDVEEFGADFAYTVDGEAPGKLDWGTFSAAQFGLDIQGVNVHPAVAKGQMINAIQVGIDFHNQLPEHDRPEHTDGREGFFHLMNFDGTVDSAHMDYIIRDFERDGLERRKNLVKDIVKKMNDEFGTERIKLKMWDQYYNMADELEKHMEIVDLARDAYKAEGLTVNEDPVRGGTDGSQLTYMGLPCPNLFAGEENMHGRYEYTVLESMWKAVDVLRKINQLNVERNKK from the coding sequence ATGACTGAATATCCAAATTTATTACCTAGGTTTTTAAAGTACGTTAAAGTAAATTCTAGATCTGATGAGCATTCAGATCGTTTTCCATCAACTGAAAGAGAGGAAAATTTTCAAAAGAATGTAATTATGAAAGACCTAGAAGAATTAGGTCTTAAAGATGTTCATTATAATCAAAAAAGCGGCTGTGTAATTGCTACTATTCCATCAAATATTGATTATAAAGTGCCAACATTTGGCTTGTTAGCACACTGTGATACAGCTGACTTTAATTCAGTTGACGTGAAACCACAAATTACTGAAAATTATGACGGTAAATCCAAGATTCAATTAGGTAATAGCGAATTTTACTTAGATCCTGAAGTCTTTCCGCATTTAAAAAATTATAAGGGTCAAACTATTATTTCAGCTTCTGGCGATACTTTACTTGGTGGGGATGACAAGTGTGGTATTTCAGAACTTATGACCTTTGCGGAATACTTGATGGAACATCCTGAAGAAAAACACGGTGAAATTAAATTAGCCTTTACTCCAGATGAAGAAATTGGAACTGGAGCAGAACACTTTGATGTTGAAGAATTTGGAGCAGATTTTGCTTATACAGTTGATGGCGAAGCACCAGGAAAACTTGACTGGGGTACGTTCTCAGCAGCTCAATTTGGTTTGGATATTCAGGGAGTTAATGTTCACCCAGCGGTTGCTAAGGGACAAATGATTAATGCCATTCAGGTTGGAATTGATTTTCATAATCAATTACCTGAACATGATCGTCCAGAACATACCGATGGTCGTGAAGGGTTCTTCCACTTAATGAATTTTGATGGAACAGTTGACTCAGCTCATATGGACTACATTATTCGTGATTTTGAACGCGATGGACTTGAAAGAAGAAAGAATCTGGTTAAAGACATCGTTAAGAAGATGAATGATGAATTTGGTACTGAGCGAATTAAGCTTAAGATGTGGGATCAGTACTACAATATGGCTGATGAATTAGAAAAGCATATGGAAATTGTTGATTTAGCTAGAGATGCTTATAAGGCTGAGGGGCTTACCGTTAATGAAGATCCAGTTCGTGGCGGTACTGATGGTTCACAATTGACTTATATGGGCTTACCTTGTCCAAATCTTTTTGCTGGTGAAGAAAACATGCATGGTAGATATGAATATACTGTATTAGAAAGTATGTGGAAAGCTGTGGATGTTTTGCGTAAGATTAATCAATTGAATGTTGAAAGAAACAAGAAATAA
- a CDS encoding GntR family transcriptional regulator: protein MQFQDNIPIYVQIEKYLYLQIALGKIKPGEKVPSVRQLAVDLTVNVNTVQRALNQMNTEGILEVRRGLGSFVTTDTELILQKRRELIKDTMSEFLESTAQLGLTPEKTLEELKKFIEEKKGD, encoded by the coding sequence TTGCAATTCCAAGATAATATTCCAATTTATGTTCAAATTGAAAAGTATCTTTACCTACAAATCGCTCTGGGCAAAATAAAGCCAGGAGAGAAAGTTCCTTCAGTTCGGCAATTAGCCGTTGATCTAACTGTAAATGTAAATACTGTTCAACGAGCACTTAACCAAATGAATACTGAAGGTATTCTTGAAGTTCGAAGAGGACTAGGATCATTCGTTACAACGGATACAGAGTTGATTTTACAAAAGCGTAGAGAGCTAATTAAGGACACAATGAGCGAATTTTTAGAAAGTACAGCACAATTGGGCCTAACTCCAGAAAAGACGCTTGAGGAGCTTAAAAAGTTCATAGAAGAGAAGAAGGGGGATTAA
- a CDS encoding ATP-binding cassette domain-containing protein: MSKLLEVKGLTYRKNLKTILEDVNLDVDSGKIIALLGENGAGKTTLMRVIVGIAKHYQGEVLLNGDGSEVYRKANIGMTDNLKGLSDSTKVGEVEEFYQKLFVDFDSSKFEQLRSFMKLNNDMKLGQLSRGMREKLEIALTLSREAKLYLLDEPFSGIDPMARKRIINSILLWKSPDSTIVISDHFVNEITTILDEVVIVKDKKIASHLSADDIRAKGHSIEEYYESLYADEGAE; the protein is encoded by the coding sequence ATGAGTAAACTACTTGAGGTAAAAGGATTAACATATCGCAAAAATTTAAAAACTATTCTTGAAGATGTAAATTTAGACGTTGATTCTGGTAAGATTATTGCGCTTTTGGGTGAAAATGGTGCCGGTAAGACTACTTTGATGAGAGTGATTGTAGGAATTGCCAAACATTATCAAGGAGAAGTACTTCTTAATGGCGATGGCAGTGAAGTTTACCGCAAAGCTAATATCGGAATGACCGATAATTTAAAAGGTTTAAGCGATTCTACTAAGGTTGGCGAAGTAGAAGAATTTTATCAAAAATTATTTGTTGATTTTGATAGTAGTAAATTTGAACAGCTGCGTTCATTTATGAAACTCAACAACGATATGAAGTTAGGACAATTATCACGTGGTATGCGCGAAAAGCTTGAAATTGCGTTAACTTTGAGTCGAGAAGCAAAGTTATACTTACTTGATGAACCGTTTTCTGGAATTGATCCAATGGCTAGAAAAAGAATTATTAACTCAATCCTACTTTGGAAGAGTCCAGATAGCACTATTGTTATTTCTGATCATTTCGTAAATGAAATTACGACGATTTTAGATGAAGTTGTAATTGTAAAAGATAAGAAAATCGCCAGTCATCTCTCAGCAGATGATATTAGAGCAAAGGGACATAGTATTGAAGAATACTATGAAAGCTTATATGCAGATGAAGGAGCTGAATAA
- a CDS encoding ABC transporter permease yields the protein MTTFKALFNQMGKKKRRSVYLLALLQLVAGSVFALWALFSNGGAFSNQAKPIAWFVMVFTFAPFADMAYVVLSAWQNEKEYSSQTWRLVPVSSSKFYLANILSAIVNGLYLVLIQIGMGIVTFLPALISNDVRTNIWEINQAISKASHAGDFWQKLSDSFPIGEMLSALLAFLLFAILVYSIVTTLNLSSRTITDFLPDKHSKLIRFVIMIVLIFIFIVLTNNLGSLLNQLRWGETSNGLVAFAEGNLMMALIDIILGSINIWLLKDFHEGK from the coding sequence ATGACTACTTTTAAAGCATTATTTAATCAAATGGGTAAAAAGAAACGTCGCAGCGTTTATTTACTGGCTCTCTTGCAATTGGTAGCAGGTTCAGTTTTTGCACTTTGGGCACTATTTTCAAATGGCGGCGCATTTTCTAATCAAGCTAAACCAATAGCCTGGTTTGTAATGGTCTTCACTTTTGCTCCTTTTGCAGATATGGCTTATGTAGTGCTTTCTGCTTGGCAGAATGAAAAGGAATATAGTTCGCAAACTTGGCGTTTGGTTCCAGTTTCATCTAGTAAGTTTTACTTAGCTAATATTTTATCAGCTATTGTTAACGGACTTTACTTAGTTTTAATCCAAATTGGAATGGGAATTGTTACCTTTTTACCAGCATTAATAAGTAACGATGTAAGAACTAATATATGGGAAATTAATCAAGCTATCTCTAAGGCAAGTCATGCAGGTGACTTTTGGCAAAAGCTCTCTGATTCATTTCCGATTGGAGAAATGCTAAGTGCATTATTGGCATTTTTATTATTTGCAATTTTAGTTTATAGCATTGTAACAACACTTAATCTTTCAAGTAGAACAATCACTGATTTCCTTCCTGATAAGCATAGTAAGTTAATTCGTTTCGTGATTATGATCGTGTTGATTTTTATCTTTATTGTATTAACAAACAATTTAGGCAGTTTACTAAATCAATTACGTTGGGGCGAAACAAGTAATGGGCTAGTTGCATTTGCTGAAGGTAATTTAATGATGGCCTTAATTGATATTATCTTAGGTTCAATTAATATCTGGCTTTTGAAGGACTTCCATGAGGGAAAGTAG